In the genome of Paenibacillus sp. FSL R5-0766, one region contains:
- a CDS encoding UDP-glucose/GDP-mannose dehydrogenase family protein produces MNITVIGTGYVGLVSGVCFSELGNNVICVDNNVEKVNMLMDGHVPIYEPGLKDIMNANMKAGRLSFTTNIQDAISRSDIIIIAVGTPSLPNGEANLSFIELVAREIGSYMDNYKIIMTKSTVPVGTNDRIQEWISSLTNHPFDMASVPEFLREGTAVQDTLYPDRIVIGTHSERAVATLKELHQPLTDQIIVTDIRSAEMIKYASNAFLATKISFINEISNICEKVGADVSRVAEGMGYDRRIGASFLKAGIGYGGSCFPKDTQALIQIAGNVDYDFKLLKSVVEVNKDQRFNVIRKLEDALGSLEGKEIAIWGLAFKPDTDDVRDAPAIEIIQRLLEQGAVIRAYDPIATENFRKEVDSPSITWEERAMKAAEGADALCVLTEWKEFMEVNLTDLAAHMNQPILIDGRNIYGEDQIKDTSFQYYSVGRPGLTNIDGRKTAVI; encoded by the coding sequence CCGATCTATGAACCGGGTCTGAAGGATATCATGAATGCCAATATGAAAGCAGGAAGGCTGTCCTTCACCACCAACATTCAGGATGCCATCAGTCGTTCGGATATCATCATTATCGCAGTGGGTACGCCATCCCTGCCTAATGGCGAAGCAAATCTGAGCTTTATTGAGCTTGTCGCGCGAGAAATAGGTTCTTATATGGATAATTATAAAATAATAATGACTAAAAGCACTGTTCCTGTCGGAACCAACGATCGTATTCAGGAATGGATCAGCAGTTTGACGAATCATCCATTCGACATGGCATCGGTACCGGAATTCCTGCGAGAAGGTACCGCTGTCCAGGATACGCTCTATCCTGACCGGATAGTCATTGGGACACATAGTGAGCGGGCAGTCGCCACGTTGAAAGAGCTGCATCAACCATTAACCGATCAGATTATTGTTACGGATATTCGCTCAGCCGAAATGATTAAATATGCATCCAATGCTTTCCTGGCAACCAAGATCTCATTTATCAACGAAATCTCTAACATCTGTGAAAAAGTAGGAGCAGATGTCAGCCGCGTTGCCGAAGGCATGGGCTATGACAGACGAATCGGTGCCTCCTTTCTCAAGGCAGGCATTGGTTACGGAGGTTCCTGTTTCCCTAAGGATACACAGGCTCTGATTCAAATTGCAGGTAATGTGGATTATGACTTCAAACTGCTGAAGTCCGTGGTGGAAGTGAACAAAGATCAACGCTTCAACGTCATTCGTAAACTGGAAGACGCACTGGGCTCACTCGAAGGGAAGGAGATTGCCATCTGGGGGCTTGCTTTCAAACCGGATACCGATGACGTTCGTGATGCTCCGGCGATTGAGATCATTCAGCGTTTGCTTGAGCAGGGGGCAGTGATTCGGGCGTATGACCCCATCGCTACCGAGAACTTCCGCAAAGAGGTGGATTCCCCATCCATTACGTGGGAAGAGCGTGCCATGAAAGCGGCGGAAGGTGCTGATGCACTCTGCGTTCTGACGGAATGGAAAGAGTTCATGGAGGTTAACCTGACTGATTTGGCAGCACATATGAATCAACCCATCCTGATTGATGGAAGAAACATCTACGGAGAAGATCAGATTAAAGATACGTCCTTCCAATACTACTCCGTTGGTCGTCCAGGTCTAACCAATATCGATGGTAGAAAAACGGCAGTCATCTAA
- a CDS encoding LCP family protein, translating to MRRGIKITLGAISLVAVVMIGYSVYLYSHVKSAADQMYEPREPIKQVSIVDQRGGGDFPVDMENEEPFNALILGVDERSNDRGRSDTMIVLSVNPAKQSALMFNIPRDTRTNIVGHGTEDKINHAYAFGGVNMSVQTVEQLLDVPIHYYMKVNMEGFAQVIDMVGGVNVNNPFAFDYEGYRFEQGNIHLDGEAALGFSRMRYDDPKGDLGRNDRQREIIKQVLKNTVQVSNVLQLETLLDEVSAHVRTDVTFDEMKQMFSNYRSVLDHIESVEIKGAGKKIDGVYYYIVEQSERDRIHQMIEEHSK from the coding sequence ATGAGACGCGGGATCAAAATAACATTAGGTGCCATTTCCCTTGTTGCAGTTGTTATGATTGGATATTCTGTGTACCTGTATTCGCATGTCAAATCAGCGGCGGATCAAATGTATGAACCCCGGGAACCCATCAAGCAGGTATCAATTGTCGACCAGCGGGGTGGGGGAGATTTCCCTGTGGACATGGAGAATGAAGAACCTTTTAATGCTTTGATCCTGGGTGTGGATGAACGTTCCAATGATCGGGGGCGCTCTGACACCATGATTGTATTAAGTGTTAATCCTGCGAAGCAATCCGCACTTATGTTTAACATCCCCCGAGATACCAGAACGAATATTGTTGGTCACGGCACGGAGGATAAGATCAACCATGCTTACGCTTTTGGGGGCGTTAACATGTCTGTGCAAACGGTGGAACAATTGCTTGACGTTCCCATACATTACTACATGAAAGTGAATATGGAGGGCTTTGCACAAGTCATCGACATGGTGGGTGGAGTGAATGTGAATAACCCTTTTGCATTTGACTATGAGGGTTACCGGTTCGAGCAAGGGAATATTCATCTGGATGGTGAAGCGGCTTTGGGATTTTCGCGGATGCGTTATGATGATCCGAAGGGAGATCTCGGGCGGAATGACCGTCAGCGAGAGATCATCAAACAAGTGCTGAAGAATACGGTCCAGGTATCCAACGTGTTGCAACTGGAGACGTTGCTGGACGAAGTCAGTGCTCACGTCAGAACCGACGTTACCTTTGATGAGATGAAGCAGATGTTCTCCAATTATCGTTCGGTACTGGATCATATTGAATCCGTTGAGATTAAAGGAGCGGGCAAGAAAATAGACGGAGTGTATTACTATATCGTGGAACAGTCGGAACGAGACAGGATACATCAGATGATTGAAGAACATTCAAAATGA
- a CDS encoding VanZ family protein: MKVVKIKMMEEDSGRTRQKHVRRTYGFLIALLLIVIWILVIWSMSTQSSQQQDIQPWLHKWSQKLHIGFTLPDVQFTYGEYEYSLKQRPYDFAEFIFRKSAHLFVYAVLAVLVYGGLRYRRTSLVTSIVSALAVVFVIASIDEYIQQFSPDRTSSIRDVGVDLLGGCCGIAIYAGLQSMIRRIRKGKRTSIHSE, translated from the coding sequence ATGAAAGTGGTGAAGATCAAAATGATGGAGGAGGACTCCGGGCGCACGAGACAAAAGCATGTACGAAGAACGTACGGATTTCTCATTGCTCTGCTGTTGATTGTGATCTGGATTCTGGTCATTTGGTCCATGTCCACGCAATCCTCTCAACAGCAAGACATTCAGCCTTGGCTTCATAAATGGTCCCAAAAATTGCACATCGGTTTTACACTTCCTGATGTGCAATTCACTTACGGGGAATATGAGTATTCGCTGAAGCAGAGGCCGTATGATTTTGCAGAGTTCATCTTTCGCAAGAGTGCGCATTTATTTGTATACGCTGTGCTCGCTGTGCTTGTCTATGGCGGGCTGCGGTACAGAAGAACCTCCCTTGTAACCAGTATCGTTTCTGCTCTGGCTGTGGTGTTTGTTATCGCCTCCATTGATGAGTATATTCAACAGTTCAGCCCGGACAGGACAAGCTCGATACGTGATGTTGGAGTGGACTTGCTCGGCGGTTGCTGTGGGATTGCCATATATGCAGGGCTTCAGTCCATGATCCGAAGGATCAGAAAAGGAAAGCGTACTTCCATTCACAGCGAGTGA